From Erigeron canadensis isolate Cc75 chromosome 8, C_canadensis_v1, whole genome shotgun sequence, one genomic window encodes:
- the LOC122578261 gene encoding probable galacturonosyltransferase-like 9 has product MFRFRALNDTVSILVLLLLSFPLLSLGIRYFPNNNNEINSRSGSSSGDILLYRYTEAPEYRNGVGCTRNTIHVAMTIDLEYLRGSIAAVHSVLRHASCPENVFFHFIAAEFDPASPRDLTRLVRSTFTSLNFKVYIFREDTVINLISSSIRVALENPLNYARNYLGDILDPNVDRVIYLDSDVILVDDIQNLWNITLKKNRVIGAPEYCHTNFTNYFTDVFWSDKVMSYQVSQKKPCYFNTGVMVMDMVLWRKGNYRVKIEKWMELQRKKRIYELGSLPPFLLVFGGEIEPIDHKWNQHGLGGDNVKGSCRSLHSGRVSLLHWSGKGKPWVRLDEKRPCPLDHLWEPYDLYKGRMSTVDGYGTYFI; this is encoded by the coding sequence atgtttCGTTTCAGGGCATTAAACGACACCGTTTCGATTCTAGTTTTGTTACTTTTGTCATTCCCATTATTATCATTGGGTATTCGATATTtcccaaataataataatgagatAAATTCAAGATCAGGATCTTCTTCTGGTGATATTCTTCTATACAGATATACTGAAGCGCCGGAATACCGTAACGGGGTAGGCTGCACACGTAACACCATCCACGTGGCAATGACGATTGATTTAGAATATCTACGTGGCTCAATCGCAGCAGTACATTCAGTCCTCCGTCACGCTTCTTGTCCTGAGAATGTGTTTTTTCACTTTATAGCCGCTGAGTTCGACCCGGCTAGTCCACGTGACTTGACCCGATTAGTGAGATCCACTTTCActtctttaaattttaaagtatatattttccGTGAAGATActgttattaatttaatatcgTCTTCAATTCGGGTCGCATTGGAAAACCCGTTAAATTATGCTAGAAACTATCTGGGTGATATACTTGACCCCAATGTGGATCGGGTCATATACCTGGATTCAGATGTTATACTTGTTGATGATATACAAAACTTGTGGAACATAACATTGAAGAAAAACCGGGTAATCGGAGCTCCGGAATATTGTCACACAAATTTCACAAATTATTTCACAGATGTTTTTTGGTCGGACAAGGTTATGTCGTACCAGGTGTCACAAAAGAAACCGTGTTATTTCAATACGGGTGTAATGGTAATGGATATGGTGTTATGGAGAAAAGGAAATTACCGGGTCAAGATAGAGAAATGGATGGAGCTCCAAAGGAAGAAACGGATCTATGAGCTGGGGTCATTGCCACCTTTTTTGTTGGTATTTGGTGGGGAGATTGAACCGATTGATCATAAATGGAACCAACATGGCTTAGGTGGAGATAATGTGAAAGGAAGTTGTAGGAGTTTGCATTCGGGTCGGGTCAGTTTATTGCATTGGAGTGGGAAAGGGAAACCATGGGTTAGACTTGATGAGAAGAGGCCTTGTCCGTTGGATCATTTATGGGAGCCTTATGATTTGTACAAAGGACGAATGTCAACCGTTGATGGATATGGgacttattttatttga